A window from Actimicrobium sp. CCC2.4 encodes these proteins:
- a CDS encoding amidohydrolase family protein gives MLDLILRNCTLADGRTGIDVGIEAGRIIAVTPHLAATADSLIDVEGQLVTAPFVDAHFHMDSTLSYGLPRVNESGTLLEGIALWGELKPLLTQEMLVERALAYCDWAVAKGLLAIRSHVDVCDPRLLAVEALLHVREKVKPYLDLQLVAFPQDGVLRAPGVLAKLTRALDMGVDVVGGIPHFERTMSDGAESVRILCELAAERGLRVDMHCDESDDPMSRHIETLAFHTQRLGLQGRVNGSHLTSMHSMDNYYVSKLIPLIHEAGVTAIANPLINITLQGRHDTYPKRRGMTRVPELMAAGITVAFGHDCVMDPWYPLGSADMLEVAQMGLHVAQMTGQDAMRACFEAVTTAPAHILGLEGYGIAVGCKADMVVLQARDSVEAIRLRATRLVVIQAGKVISRTPAATATLDLRGRPSMVDWMACR, from the coding sequence ATGCTGGACCTGATTCTGCGCAACTGTACCTTGGCCGATGGTCGCACCGGAATCGATGTTGGCATCGAAGCCGGTCGCATCATTGCTGTCACGCCGCATCTCGCGGCGACCGCAGACAGCCTCATCGACGTGGAAGGCCAGCTCGTCACGGCACCATTTGTCGATGCTCACTTTCATATGGATTCGACCTTATCGTATGGCCTGCCGCGCGTGAACGAGTCGGGCACGCTGCTCGAGGGCATCGCGCTGTGGGGAGAACTTAAGCCGCTGCTGACACAGGAGATGCTGGTCGAACGTGCGCTTGCTTATTGCGACTGGGCGGTGGCCAAGGGATTACTGGCAATCCGGTCGCATGTCGATGTATGCGATCCGCGATTGCTAGCGGTGGAAGCGCTGCTGCATGTTCGCGAAAAAGTGAAACCTTATCTCGACCTGCAGCTGGTCGCGTTTCCGCAGGATGGTGTGTTGCGCGCGCCTGGCGTGCTGGCCAAGCTGACCCGAGCACTCGATATGGGCGTCGATGTGGTGGGTGGCATTCCGCATTTCGAACGCACGATGAGCGACGGTGCAGAATCCGTTCGCATCCTGTGTGAACTCGCGGCGGAACGCGGCCTGCGTGTCGACATGCACTGCGATGAATCGGACGATCCGATGTCACGGCATATCGAGACCTTGGCATTTCATACGCAGCGCCTCGGCTTGCAGGGTCGGGTGAACGGCTCGCATCTGACGTCGATGCATTCGATGGACAATTATTACGTCTCGAAACTGATTCCGCTGATCCATGAAGCCGGCGTCACCGCGATCGCCAATCCGCTGATCAACATCACGCTGCAGGGTCGTCACGATACCTATCCCAAACGCCGTGGCATGACGCGTGTTCCGGAGCTGATGGCGGCAGGTATCACTGTCGCGTTCGGTCATGATTGCGTGATGGATCCATGGTATCCGCTCGGCAGCGCCGACATGCTGGAGGTAGCGCAGATGGGATTGCATGTTGCGCAGATGACCGGGCAAGATGCGATGCGGGCGTGCTTCGAGGCAGTGACTACTGCGCCGGCGCACATACTTGGTTTGGAAGGCTACGGCATTGCCGTTGGATGCAAGGCCGACATGGTGGTGCTGCAAGCGCGTGATAGCGTGGAAGCGATTCGCTTGCGCGCAACCCGTCTTGTGGTAATCCAGGCGGGCAAAGTGATTTCACGTACGCCGGCAGCAACCGCGACCTTGGATTTGCGAGGCAGGCCTTCGATGGTGGATT
- the aroQ gene encoding type II 3-dehydroquinate dehydratase: MNILMLHGINHNMFGKRDPLQYGTVTLADIDQQLHDLGHELGVAVTSFQTNCEGAMCDRIHQGYADGVDAVLINAGAWTHYSYGIRDALAILTVPIVEVHMSNIHAREVFRHTSVFADIVKGQIAGFGVDSYLLALRAAVSAAKTLQKT; encoded by the coding sequence ATGAACATCCTGATGCTGCACGGTATCAACCACAACATGTTCGGCAAGCGTGATCCGCTGCAGTACGGCACCGTCACACTGGCCGACATCGACCAGCAACTGCACGACCTTGGCCACGAGCTCGGCGTCGCGGTGACCAGCTTCCAGACCAATTGTGAAGGCGCGATGTGCGATCGTATCCATCAAGGCTATGCCGATGGTGTCGATGCAGTTCTGATCAATGCCGGTGCCTGGACCCATTACAGCTACGGCATCCGTGATGCCCTCGCCATTCTGACTGTGCCCATTGTTGAAGTGCACATGTCGAACATTCACGCACGCGAAGTATTCCGCCACACCTCGGTCTTCGCCGATATCGTCAAAGGCCAGATTGCCGGCTTTGGCGTTGACAGTTACCTCCTTGCCCTTCGAGCTGCCGTCTCGGCAGCAAAAACCTTACAGAAAACCTGA
- the erpA gene encoding iron-sulfur cluster insertion protein ErpA, with protein MNATTEMPAPILFTDNAAAKVAQLIEEEGNPELKLRVFVQGGGCSGFQYGFTFDEVANEDDTTMEKNGVQLLIDSMSYQYLVGAEIDYKDDLEGAQFVIKNPGATSTCGCGSSFSA; from the coding sequence ATGAATGCCACCACGGAAATGCCCGCCCCCATCCTGTTCACCGACAACGCCGCCGCCAAGGTCGCCCAGTTGATCGAGGAAGAGGGCAACCCCGAACTGAAGCTGCGCGTCTTCGTGCAGGGCGGAGGCTGTTCCGGCTTCCAGTACGGTTTTACGTTTGACGAAGTCGCCAATGAAGACGACACCACCATGGAAAAAAATGGCGTGCAATTGCTGATCGATTCCATGAGCTATCAGTACCTGGTCGGTGCTGAAATCGATTACAAGGATGATCTGGAGGGTGCGCAGTTCGTGATCAAGAATCCGGGGGCCACATCCACCTGCGGTTGCGGCTCGTCGTTTTCGGCGTAG
- the lipA gene encoding lipoyl synthase, which translates to MTVETITFRNVVSILPVPTGDRPDQQRGTLKTKRDATLPSDRLPKPNWIRVKVASSGRFSETKDIVHANQLVTVCEEASCPNIGECWSKGTATFMIMGDKCTRRCRFCNVSTGRPDALDVDEPARLARTIALMKLSYVVLTSVDRDDLPDGGASHFVDCIRRIRAAAPATRIEILTPDFGGRLELALDILGAAPPDVLNHNIETVPRLYKEARPGADFQNSLNLLKNFKAMHPAIPTKSGLMVGLGETDDEILEVLRELRAHGVDMLTIGQYLQPSGGHLAVQRYVHPDRFVMYQQEAEKMGFANVSSGPMVRSSYHADLQAAGAGLV; encoded by the coding sequence ATGACCGTGGAAACCATCACTTTCAGAAATGTCGTATCTATCCTGCCGGTGCCAACTGGCGACCGGCCCGATCAGCAACGCGGCACACTCAAAACCAAGCGTGACGCGACACTGCCGTCGGACCGGCTGCCAAAGCCGAACTGGATCCGGGTCAAGGTCGCGTCATCGGGTCGTTTCAGCGAGACCAAGGACATCGTCCATGCGAATCAGCTGGTGACGGTCTGCGAAGAAGCGTCCTGCCCGAACATCGGCGAATGCTGGAGCAAAGGCACGGCCACCTTCATGATCATGGGCGACAAGTGCACGCGCCGCTGCCGCTTTTGTAATGTCAGCACCGGGCGGCCCGATGCACTCGATGTCGACGAACCGGCCCGGCTGGCTCGCACCATCGCGCTGATGAAGCTCAGCTATGTGGTGCTCACTTCGGTCGACCGCGATGATTTGCCGGACGGCGGGGCCAGCCATTTTGTTGACTGCATTCGCCGGATCCGTGCGGCGGCACCGGCCACCCGCATCGAAATCCTGACGCCTGATTTTGGTGGCCGGCTTGAACTGGCACTGGACATCCTCGGCGCCGCACCGCCCGATGTGTTAAACCACAATATCGAGACCGTGCCGCGCCTGTACAAGGAAGCGCGCCCCGGTGCCGATTTCCAGAATTCGCTGAACCTGCTGAAAAATTTCAAGGCAATGCATCCTGCGATTCCGACCAAGTCCGGCCTGATGGTCGGGCTGGGCGAGACCGATGATGAAATCCTGGAGGTTTTGCGCGAGTTGCGCGCACATGGCGTGGACATGCTGACCATCGGCCAGTATCTGCAACCGTCCGGCGGTCATCTGGCAGTGCAGCGTTACGTACATCCGGATAGATTCGTGATGTACCAGCAAGAGGCCGAGAAAATGGGCTTTGCCAATGTCTCGTCCGGTCCGATGGTGCGCAGTTCCTACCACGCGGATCTGCAGGCGGCCGGCGCGGGACTGGTCTGA
- a CDS encoding NifU family protein yields MPKIAEIDDTPNPNAVKFTLHEPLSWGVAHAYDNPAQAADDPLATALFALDHVTNVFYTDRWLTVTQDGEADWPALVRLIAVPLRAAPAAAAQSAELVSAARLAVHDMSEDEQDRFARMTDLLDLQIRPALQADGGDLHVLGLSGDTLSIHYQGACGTCPSSIGGTLASIENLLRSIEPDIAVQAV; encoded by the coding sequence ATGCCAAAAATTGCTGAAATTGATGACACCCCGAATCCGAATGCCGTGAAGTTCACGCTGCATGAACCCTTGAGCTGGGGCGTCGCGCATGCGTACGACAACCCGGCACAAGCCGCCGATGATCCGCTGGCCACTGCGCTGTTTGCGCTCGATCACGTGACCAATGTGTTTTATACCGATCGCTGGCTGACCGTGACGCAGGATGGCGAGGCCGACTGGCCGGCGCTGGTGCGCCTGATTGCCGTGCCCTTGCGCGCGGCACCGGCGGCGGCGGCGCAATCGGCGGAGCTGGTCTCGGCGGCCCGGCTTGCCGTGCACGACATGAGCGAAGACGAGCAGGACCGCTTTGCGCGGATGACTGACTTGCTCGATCTGCAGATCCGTCCGGCGCTGCAGGCCGATGGCGGTGACCTGCATGTGCTGGGGCTGTCGGGCGATACGCTGAGCATCCACTACCAGGGCGCGTGCGGTACCTGCCCGAGTTCGATCGGCGGCACGCTCGCGAGTATCGAAAACCTGTTGCGCTCGATCGAGCCGGACATTGCCGTGCAGGCTGTTTAG